One genomic window of Pieris rapae chromosome 15, ilPieRapa1.1, whole genome shotgun sequence includes the following:
- the LOC110997929 gene encoding leucine-rich repeat neuronal protein 3, translating to MSVRGIFIVVIIGLIGVYGDDTPEKSNGTISKNPVWKQTGICRKCICKDEKINCFDQSLTTFFTKKEWTDIAEFKPKIIDLSDNSITNVTAFAQFPVEILNLSRNSIEFIENASFKDLQSMKVLDLSHNKLTSAKLSPHAFEGRYSPEEYEPLASMRTLSLAYNDLHSLNQDLFEHLPELTELDLSGNPLTTIDHVTVIAISSLPMLKVLRMRSCQLPDIPEKFLHTPRYLERLDLSDNKLIAVPLELEETKNLIYLNLNQNPIRELDVNSEDHPGFPRLRKLQELHMCNMPKLQRIGAGSLAGLETIQRLHMCCNPRLSYIDPKALARSDDIGETYDWPLIKELYLQSNNLSEVDRRFLSRWDLLEKVDITNNPYLCDCSTQWMVDILVAVVERKTTNSSENMICQEPIEMRGYTMKHLHDIHRTMRCVDKYGHRPERDGAMLLGTLIGVLLAVPIVFGLMMLWRHGYFSRCGLRGPIDVSRAFYKRAPADDNYI from the exons ATGAGTGTACGtggtatatttattgttgttatcATTGGTCTTATTGGAGTGTATGGCGATGACACACCAG AAAAATCGAATGGAACAATATCTAAGAATCCAGTGTGGAAACAGACGGGAATTTGCAGAAAGTGTATCTGCAAAGATGAAAAGATAAACTGCTTCGATCAAAGTCTCACTAcgttttttactaaaaaggaaTGGACTG ATATTGCAGAATTCaaaccaaaaataatagatttgaGTGACAACTCAATAACGAATGTAACTGCGTTCGCGCAGTTTCCCGTTGAAATTCTCAATTTATCACGGAATAGTATTGAGTTTATTGAGAATGCTAGTTTTAAGGATCTTCAGTCTATGAAAGTTCTAGATCTAAGTCATAACAAGCTCACGTCGGCGAAACTTAGTCCACATGCTTTTGAG GGCCGCTATTCTCCAGAAGAATACGAGCCTCTTGCATCCATGAGAACTCTGAGCTTGGCCTACAATGACCTTCATAGCCTGAACCAGGATCTCTTTGAGCATTTACCGGAGTTAACTGAGTTGGATTTAAGTGGCAATCCCCTGACCACGATTGATCATGTAACTGTAATTGCAATTTCTAGTCTTCCTATGCTGAAG GTTCTTCGAATGCGGTCCTGCCAATTGCCAGACATTCCCGAAAAATTCCTTCATACACCCCGGTACCTGGAACGCCTAGATCTAAGTGACAACAAGCTAATAGCTGTGCCTTTAGAGCTAGAGGAGACtaagaatttgatttatttgaacTTGAACCAGAATCCTATTAGAGAACTAGACGTCAACAGCGAAGATCACCC TGGTTTTCCCCGTCTCCGCAAGCTTCAAGAGCTGCATATGTGCAACATGCCTAAGCTACAACGTATCGGTGCAGGGTCACTCGCAGGTCTAGAGACCATACAAAGATTGCATATGTGTTGTAACCCTCGTCTGAGCTACATTGACCCTAAAGCTCTGGCCAGATCTGATGATATTGGAGAAACATATGACTGGCCTCTAATTAAGGAA TTGTATCTTCAATCGAACAATCTATCAGAGGTAGACCGTCGTTTCCTCTCCCGTTGGGATCTTTTGGAAAAAGTAGATATAACAAATAACCCCTACTTATGTGATTGCTCCACTCAGTGGATGGTGGATATATTGGTGGCTGTTGTGGAAAGGAAGACTACTAATTCCTCTGAAAATATGAT TTGCCAAGAGCCGATAGAAATGCGAGGTTACACGATGAAGCATCTGCATGACATCCATCGCACTATGCGTTGTGTAGACAAGTATGGGCATCGTCCAGAGAGGGATGGTGCCATGCTTTTGGGGACCCTTATAG GTGTCTTATTAGCAGTTCCAATTGTCTTCGGACTCATGATGCTGTGGAGACATGGCTACTTTTCACGGTGTGGTCTTCGAGGGCCCATCGATGTATCCAGGGCGTTCTACAAGCGAGCTCCAGCTGATGACAACTACATATAa